GCCGCACCGTCACCGACATCGGCAGCGCTGGCCCGGCTGGCCGCCACGGAGGCGTTCACCAAGGTCGCGGGCGAAGCGATCCAGCTGCACGGCGGAATCGCGATCACCTGGGAACACGACATCCAGCTGTACTTCAAGCGCGCACACGGCAGCGCCCAGCTGCTCGGTTCGGTGTCGGACCAACTGCGCCAGCTCGAATCACAGGTGTTCTAGCCTGACTTCGGTGAAGCTCACCGCGGTCAACCTGCCCCATCCGATCGGCTACGTCCTCGGCGGGGGCGGCAGCCTGGGTGCGGTCCAGGTCGGCATGCTGCAGGCACTGAGCGAGCGAGACCTGGGTCCCGACCTGGTAGCCGGCACCTCCGTCGGATCGATCAACGGGGCGGTGCTGGCGTCCGACCCGGTCGGGGCCGCCAACCGGTTGTCCCACGCGTGGGCGCGGATGACCCGGGAGGAAGTGTTTCCCGGCGGCCTGATCGCCCAGGCGTTGCTGTTGCAACGGGTCAAGACCCACCTGTTCCCCAACACCGGGCTGGCAGCCGTCATCGCCGACTTTCTCGGCCCTACCACGGATTTCGCCGATCTCGTCCTGCCGTTCGCGGCCGTCGCCGTCGATGTCGCGACCGCGCAGCCCCATGTGCTTCGGCAGGGCCCGCTGCTGCCCGCGCTGCTGGCCAGCTCCGCCATACCCGGCATCTATCCGCCCGTCGACCACGACGGGCTGCGGCTGTACGACGGCGGCGTGGTGGCCAACGTCCCGATGCGCCAGGCCGTCGCGATGGGCGCGCGCTCGCTCGTGGTGCTGGACTGCTTCTTCCCCGGTCAGCTCCCGCGCTCCACCGACACCATCGCCGACATCCTGCTGTACACCGCACTGGTGACCATGCATTCGCAGTCGGTATCCGAGGCGACGCTGGTGGCCGAGAACATCCCGGTGGTGTACCTGCCCGGACCCGCGCCGCGGCTGGTCTCGCCGCTGGACTTCACCCACACGGCCGAGCTGATCGAGGACGCGTACCTCGCGGCGCGACAGTTCCTCGACGAACTCCACGTCGACGGACCCGGGCTGTACCGTCAGCGCCCGCCGGAGAAAGGTGCTCTAGCGTGAGTCCGGTGAACGATCGCGTGGCGTTGCGGGCCGGTATTCCGCCGTTCTACGTCATGGACGTGTGGCTGGCCGCCGCGGAGCGGCAGCGCACCCACGGTGATCTGGTGAACCTGTCGGCGGGCCAACCCAGCGTCGGCGCTCCCAAGCCGGTGCGAGCTGCCGCGGCAGCCGCTCTGGAGGCCGATCAGCTGGGCTACACCGTTGCCCTGGGCATCCCGGAGCTACGGCAGGCGATCGCCGGGTCCTATGCCGACCGCTACGGCCTGGACGTCATCGCCGACGACGTGGTGGTGACCACCGGATCCTCCGGCGGCTTCCTACTGGCATTCCTGGCGTGTTTCGACGCCGGCGACCGGGTCGCCATCGCCAGCCCGGGATATCCCTGCTACCGCAACATTCTGTCCGCGCTGGGCTGTGAGGTGGTGGAGATCCCGTGTGGGCCCCAGACGCGCTTCCAGCCGACGGTGCAGATGTTGGCCGAGCTGGATCCGCCGGTGCAGGGTGTGATCGTGGCCAGCCCGGCCAACCCCACCGGGACAGTGATCGCGCCCGAGGAGCTCGCGGCGATCGCCACCTGGTGCGACCAGACCGGGGCCCGGCTGATCAGCGATGAGGTGTACCACGGGCTGATCTACCCCGGCGCTCCGGAGACGTCATGTGCGTGGCAGACCTCGCGCAATGCAGTTGTGGCGAACAGCTTTTCGAAGTACTTCGCGATGACGGGCTGGCGGCTGGGCTGGCTGCTGGTGCCGCAGGCGCTGCGTCGCGCGGTGGATTGCCTCACCGGGAACTTCACGATCTGCCCGCCGGTGCTCCCGCAGTATGCGGCGGTGGCCGCGTTCACGCCGGAGGCCATCACCGAAGCGGAAGGCCATCTGCACCACTACGGCGCCAACCGGGAGAAGCTGCTGACGGGCCTGCGCGACATCGGCCTGAACCGGCTGGCGCCCACCGACGGGGCGTTCTACGTGTACGCCGACGTCTCGGACTACACCTCGGACTCGTTGCGGTTCTGCGAAAAGCTCTTGGCTGATACCGGATTGGCGATCGCGCCGGGCGTCGATTTCGACACTGTCCGTGGCGGGTCCTACGTACGGTTGTCGTTCGCCGGGCCGTCAAGTGACATCGACGAGGCACTGCGCCGGTTGGGACCGTGGCTGAGCAGCCAGTAGCTCAACGGGCGCTCCAACCGCCGTCCATCGTGTAGGACGCGCCGGTCACCATCGCCGCGGCAGGCGATGCCAGCCAGCCGACCAGGTCTGCAACCTCGTCGGGTTCCACCAGCCGCTTGATCGCACTCTCGCTGAGCAGGATCGTCTCGAGCACTTCCTGCTCGTCGATGCCGTGGGTGCGGGCCTGGTCGGCAATCTGCTTGGTGACCAACGGCGTTCGCACATAGCCCGGGTTGACGCAGTTGCTGGTCACGCCGTGCGGGCCGCCCTCCAGTGCGGTCACCTTGGACAAGCCCTCCAGCGCGTGTTTGGCCGTCACGTAGGCGACCTTGAACTCCGAGGCGCGCAGCCCGTGGATGGAGGAGATGTTGATGATCCGGCCGAACCCGCGCTCGTACATCACCGGCAACACGGCACGCACGAGCAGGAACGGCGCCTCCACCATCAGCGCGAGCAGCGTCCTGAACTTCTCCGGCGGATAGTCCACGATCGCATCGATGACCTGCATTCCGGCGTTGTTGACCAGGATGTCGAAGTCCAGGTGCAGCTCTTCCAACGCGGTGACGTCGAGAAGGTCTACCTCCCAGGCTTTTCCGCCGATCTCACCGGCCAGCGCAGCGGCCCCGGCACCGTCGATGTCGGCGACGGTGACTTTCGCCCCGCGGGCGGCCAGCTCGCGGGCGCAGGCCGCACCGATGCCACTGGCTGCCCCGGTGACCAGAGCAGAACGCCCGTCGAGCGCCGTCATGTCAGCGCCGTCGCGGACGCCGGCCTGCCATCGCGCTGGGCGTCGGCGTTGTCGATATCGGCCAGGTCGATACCCTTGGTCTCTCGGGTGAACGCCAGCGCGACAAGGGTTATCACCGCGGCGCCGGCCAGATAGATCGCGATCGGCACCGCCGACTTGTAGGTCTCCAACAGCTTCACCGCGATGATCGGCGCCAGCGACCCCGCGAAGATGGCGGTGACCTGATACCCCAGGGAGACACCGGAATACCGCATCCGGGTCGGGAACATCTCGGCCATCAGCGCCGGTTGCGGCGCGTACATCAGCGCGTGGATGACCAGACCGAGAATGATCGAACTCATGATCAGCAGGTAGTGGCCGCTGTTCATCATCGGGAAGGCGAAGAAGCCCCACGCGCCGGCGCCGAGCGCACCGAGCAGATACACCGGTCGGCGTCCGAAGCGGTCCGACAGCCGGCCGGCGTACGGGATCACCACGAAATGCACGGCGTGCGCGGCCAATAGCCACCACAGGATGTCGCTGGTGTCGGCGTGCACCTGCACCTTGAGGTAGGTGATCGAGAAGGTGACCACCAGGTAGTACATGATGTTCTCCGCGACGCGGAGCCCCATGGCGGTGAAAACCCCACGCGGATAACGCTTGAGAACCTCGACGACGCCGTAGGAGCTTGCCTTGATCTGCTCGGCCTCCTGCTGGGCCGCCACGAAGATCGGGGCGTCGGTGACCTTGGTCCGGATGTAGTAGCCGATCAGCACCACCACCGCCGACAGCCAGAACCCGACCCGCCAGCCCCAGGACAGGAACGCGGTTTCGGACAGCGTGGTGGTCAACGTCAGCAGCACCACCGTGGCGAGGATATTGCCCACCGGGACACCGGCTTGCGGCCAGCTGGCCCAGAATCCGCGCTCCCGGCTGGGACTGTGTTCGGCAACCAACAGCACCGCGCCGCCCCACTCACCGCCCACGGCGAATCCCTGAAGGAAGCGCAGCACCACCAGAAGCGCCGGTGCCCAGTAACCGATCTGCCCGAAGGTCGGCAGGCATCCCATCAGAAATGTCGACGCACCGACGAGCACCAGGCTGAACTGCAGGAGTTTCTTGCGCCCGTACTTGTCACCGAAGTGACCGAACACGATTCCACCGAGCGGTCGCGCGGCGAAGCCGACGGCATAGGTGATGAAGGCCGCAAGGATCGCGTCGAGGTCGCTGGTTCCCTTGGCGAAAAAGATCTTGTTGAAGACCAGGGTGGCCGCGGTGCCGTAGAGGAAGAACTCGTACCACTCGACGACGGTGCCCGCCATCGAGGCGGCGACCACCTTGCGAAGGCCGCTCGTCACAGTGGTCACGCTCATCTGTCCCTCCTCGGTCACCCCATGCCCATATGTGACGGCAGCCACACGTTGATGAGTATTCGCGCACGCCATATGCCGCGCAATGCCGAAATACGCAGGATCCGTCTGCAATTATGCAGATATGTCCGGTTCCTCCGCGCCGAGGCCGAGCGCCGACGATCTGCTGGTGTTGCTGGCTGTCGGGCGCTCCGGTCGGTTCGTGACGGCCGCCGAAGAACTGGGCCTCAACCACACCACGATCTCGCGGCGGATAGCCGCCCTGGAACAGACCCTGGGCGGACGGGTACTGGGGCGCGGCGCCGGTGGGTGGGAGTTGACCGACCTGGGCCGTGACGCCCTGGTTGCCGCCGAGAGCATCGAGTCGGCGGTACGCGCACTGGCCACGGGCGCCGACGGACACCGCTCTCTGGAAGGGGTGGTTCGGCTCTCGGCGACCGACGGGTTCAGTGCCTACATCGCTGCCCCGGCCGCCGCCCAGATGCAACGCCGGCACCCCCGCGTCACCGTCGAGATCGTCACCGCGACACGGCGCGCGTCACAACAGCGATCCGGCCTCGACATCGAGGTGGTGGTCGGCGAGCCGCGGGTACGCCGCGCCGTCGCCACGCGACTCGGCGACTACCGGCTCGGGCTTTATGGATCACACGGCTATCTGTCCCAGCACGGCTCCCCCGCCACCGTCGCCGAACTGGCGCGCCACCGGCTGGTGTACTTCATCGATTCCATGCTGCAGGTCGACGATCTGGATCTGGCGTCGAGTTTCGTTCCGGCGATGCAGGAATCGGTGACGTCGACCAACGTCTTCGTCCACGTCGAGGCGACCCGGGCGGCCGCCGGCCTGGGACTGCTGCCCTGCTTCATGGCCGACCGCCATGACGACCTGGTTCGGGTGTTGCCCGATGAGGTGGCCGTCGACCTGAGCTACTGGCTGGTGGCGCGGGAGGAGACCCTGCGCCGGCCGGAGGTTGGGGCGCTGGTCGAGGCGATCACGGTTCGCGTGCGCGAGATGGCCGGCGCGCTGGCCGGAACCGGCGCGCGCTGAGTGAAAGTGTTGCGTGACAACACCGGAGCTGGTGGGCTCATCGCATGCCCTTCATCGACCACGACCGCGGCCGCGCCTACTACCGGCACTGGGCCGCCGACCAGCCGCACGCGGCGGTCATCTTCCTGCACGGTTTCGGCGAGCACACCGGCGTCTATCACCGCCTGGGCTTCGCCCTCAACGCCGCCGGCATCGACTTGTGGGCCGTCGACCAGTTCGGCCACGGGCTCTCACCGGGCGAACGCGGCGATTTCGGGTCGATCGAGGACAGCTCGGCGCTGGCCGATTCGCTGACCGAACTGGCCCGTCAGCAGACGCCCGGAATCCCGCTGATCGCACAAGGGCATTCATTCGGCTCGGTGGTCACGCTGTTCCGGCTTCTGAAAGATCCGAAACAGTATGCGGCAGCAGTTATTTCAGGTTCTCCCCTGGTGCCGGTCCCCGAACTGCTCGGCGGTGACGCGGTCGAACTCGACCCGGGCTGGCTGTCGGGCGACCCGTTCTACCTGGACTCGCTGGAGAACGACCCGTTGGCATTCGTCGACGCCGACGGCGGCACCCTGGCGCGTGAACTTGACCGGGCCTGGGACCATTTCGGCGCGGAGCTGCCGAAGCTGGCTGTCCCGACGCTGGCCATCCACGGCGAACTCGATCCGATCGCTCCGGTGAGCGCGCTGCGCGCCTACGCCGAGCAGATCGAGCCCTTGAGGCTGCACGAGTTCCCGGGTGCACATCACGACATCCTGAACGAGACGGTGCACCGCGAGGTGGCCGCGGCGATCGTCGGCTTCATCGACGAACAGCGCTAGAGCCAGGTGTCGGTCGTCGTGGTGGTGAGGAACGCGTCGAGGTCGTCGCGCCACTGGGCCGGGCTGTTCTTGTCCGGCTCGATACCGGTGTACTCGCCGCGATAGAACAGCAGCGGGCGCGGCTTCTTCTTCGGCACTTCGGACAGCGAGTGCACGGCACCGAACACCACGAAGTGGTCGCCGCCGTCGTGCACCGAATGCACGGTGCAGTCGATGTGGGCGAGCGTGCCTTCGATCACCGGTGAGCCGAGCTTGCTTGGGCTCCAGTCGATCCCGCCGAACTTGTCCGGTTCCCTGGACCCGAACCGGGCGGACACGTCCTTCTGGTTCTCATGCAGGATGTTGACGCAGAACTTTCCGCTGGCCTCGATGGCCGCCCAGGACCGGGACAGTTTGGTCGGGCAGAACAGCACCAGCGGCGGCTCGAGCGACAGCGCCGCGAACGACTGGCAGGCGAAGCCGACCGGCGTGTCCTCGTGCACTGTGGTGATGATCGTGATGCCGGTACAGAACTGCCCGAGCACATGCCGGAATGTGCGAGGGTCGATCTCCGGGGATGCCATCGGCTACTTGAACCCGACGGAGAAGTCGTGGCCCCACAGGCTGACGGCTGTGCTCTCCCGGGCGATCCAGTCGTGATCGTCGACTTCGAGCCCCTCACAACCGAATTCGACGTCGAAGCCACCGGGGGTCTTCATGTAGAAGGAGAGCATCTTGTCGTTGGTGTGCCTGCCGAGTGTGGCCGACATCTTCACCTTGCGGCGCAACGCACGGTCCAGGCACAGGCCGACGTCATCGGAGTTCTCCACCTCGACCATCAGGTGCACGATGCCGGTCGGGTTGGGCATCGGCATGAACGCCAGCGCGTGGTGGCGCGGGTTGCAGCCGTAGAACCGCAACCAGATCGGGTCCCCGTCAGCGGGGCGGCCCGCGATCTCCGGCGGCAGGCTCATCGAATCCCGCAGCTTGAAGCCGAGCACATCCTGATAGAACGCCTGCGCGGCGACGTCGTCGTCACAGGTCAGCACCACATGGCCGAGACCCTGTTCGGCGGTCACGAACTTGTGGCCGTACGGGCTGACGAAGCGACGACCGAGGTACTGCGCACCGTGGAACGCCTCGAGGGTGTTGCCCGCGGGATCGGAGAATCGGATCAGCCCCTCGACACGTCGCTCGGACTTCTCCTCGCGGGTGCCTTCGACGAAATCGACGCCCGCCTTGGCCAGGGTCTCGCGCAGACTCTGCAGTGCGGGCGCATCGGCGACCTCCCAACCGGAGACCAGCAGCCGGTCCCGGTCGCCGGGCACGATCACCAGCCGGGCGGCGAACTCGTCCATGCGGAGGTAGAGCGCGTCGGGGATGGCCCCGTCACCTTCCACCATGCCGAGCACTTTGGTTCCGAAGTCCCGCCAGGCCGCCACGTCGGTGGCCTCGATCCGCATATAGCCGAGGGCTTTCAGCGTCATACCCCACCTCCGAGATGGTCGATCGTCAGGTTGTGTGAACCGGTTACACCATTGTGTCGCCGAGCGGCAGCCCGAATGCCTGGTTGCCGAACATCACGTAGGCGCGCTCTGCGTCGTTGGCGGCGTGCACCCGCCCGGCGTGGGCGTCACGCCAGAACCGTTGCAGCGCAGTGTCAGTGCCCAACGCGGTGGCGCCGGCACTCTCGAACAGCCGGTCGACCGATGCGATCGCACGCTGGGTGGCGCGCACCTGGTCACGACGAGCCTTGGCCCGCAACTCAAGCGGGATGTCCTGACCGTCGAGCAGCAGCTTGTACTCGGCGGCGAGGTTGCCCGACAGCTGGGTCCACGCTGCGTCGATATCACTGGACGCCTCGGCGATGCGGACCTTGGCGAACGGGTCGTCCTTGGCCTTCTCGCCGGCGTAGGCCGCGCGCACCCGCTTGCCCTGGTGCTCGACGTGCGCGTCGTAGGCGCCATAGGCCATTCCCACGATCGGGGTGGAAATGGTCGTGGGATGCATGGTGCCCCACGGCATTTTGTACACCGGTGCGGTATTGGTCTGCAGTCCCGGCGACGACAGATCGCCCATCGCCTTGAACGAGGTGAACCGGTGGCGCGGAACGAAGACGTCCTTCATCACCAGGGTGTTGCTACCGGTTCCCTTGAGGCCCACCACATGCCAGTCGTCCTCGATGCGGTAGTCGCTGATCGGGACCAGGAAGCTGCCGAAGTCGACCGGCCTGCCGTCCTTGATCACGGGACCACCGACGAACGTCCAGGTGGCGTGATCGCACCCCGACGACCAGTGCCAGGCGCCGTTGACGATGTACCCGTCGCCGGCCTCTGTCACCACGCCGGCACCCATAGGGGCGTACGACGACGAGATCCGGACCGTGGGATCGGCACTCCAGACGTCTTCCTGGGCCTGCTGATCGAAGTGCGCCAGATGCCAGTTGTGTACGCCGAGGATTCCGGCCACCCAGCCGGTGGACCCGCAGGCGCTGGCCAGCCGTCGCACCGCCTCGTAGAACATCGTCGGGTCGCTCTGCAGACCGCCCCACTGCTCGGGCTGCAGCAGCTTGAAGAATCCGACCTCGTCCAGCTCGGCAATCGTGGCCTCGGGAATCCGACGCAGGTCCTCGGTCTCCTGTGCACGATCGCGAAGCTTGGGCAACAGTTCATCGATGCCGGTGAGAACTGCGTTCGCGTCACGCTGTTGAATGGACGTCACTGCATGCCTCCCAGAGTGTGGTTCTGGACCCAAGACTAGAACACGTTACGATTTGTGTCGAGCAGGGCGAGCCTGCGGCTGGTAGCGATATGGAAAGCGATTTCTGTAACCTGTTCTAGTTAGGCGGAGGGAAGGCTGAACACCGTGACGCAGGTTCCACCCAACGAGCCGCTGGGCAGCCACGTGCTCGAGTTGGAAGTGACCGATGTGGTCGACGAAACCGACGACTCGCGATCGCTGGTGTTCGGCGTGCCCGCCGGTGCCGACATCCCGGCAGATCGGCTGCGCTACGCGCCCGGCCAGTTCCTGACCCTGCGCATCCCCAGCGACCGGACGGGTTCGGTGGCGCGCTGCTACTCGCTGTGCAGCTCGCCGTTCACCGACGACGCCCTGACCGTCACCGTCAAGCGCACCGCCGACGGCTACGCGTCGAACTGGCTGTGCGACCACGCGCACCGGGGCATGAAGATCCACGTGCTCGCGCCATCGGGAACCTTCGTGCCCAAAACCCTGGACACCGATTTCCTGCTGATCGCGGCGGGCAGCGGGATCACCCCGATGCTGGCCATCTGCAAGTCGGCACTCTCGGAGGGCAGCGGCAAGGTGACGCTGATCTACGCCAACCGAGACGAGCGTTCCGTCATCTTCGCCGGCACCCTGCGTGACCTGGCCGCCAAGTACCCCGACCGGCTGACGGTCGTGCACTGGCTGGAGTCGGTGCAGGGACTGCCCAGCACCGCGGCGTTGAGCAACGTGATGGCGCCCTACACCGACCGCCAGGCGTTCATCTGCGGGCCGGGGCCGTTCATGCAGGCCGCCGAACAAGCGCTGGACTCGTTGCAGGTGCCGGCCAAGCAGGTGCACATCGAGGTGTTCCGCTCACTGGACACCGATCCCTTCGCCGCGGTGACGATCACTGACGACGGCGACGAACCGCCGGCGGAAGCCGTCGTCGAACTCGACGGGCAGACCCACACCGTGTCGTGGCCGCGCAGCGCCAAACTGCTCGACGTCCTTCTCGACAAGGGACTCGACGTACCGTTCTCCTGCCGTGAGGGGCACTGCGGGGCGTGCGCGGTGGTCAAGCGCAGCGGTGGCGTGGAGATGGACATCAACGACGTCCTGGAGCCCAGCGACATCGACGAGGGTCTCATCCTGGCCTGCCAGGCGCGGCCGACCTCCGATTCCGTCGAAGTCACTTACGACGAATAGCGCGGCCCGCTCGTCACGCGCGAGTGTGCGTCCTCATCCGCCGAGGGCGGCGTGTTGCGGATGAAACCGCACACTCGCGAGATGTGCGCTAGCGGGGCAGGCCCAGCAGCCGTTCCCCGGCCATGGTGAGCAGGATCTGCTCGGTGCCCCCGGCGATCGTCAGGCACCGGGTGTTGAGGAAGTCGTGCACGAATCCGTCGACGGTGAGGCCGCCCGAATCGGACAGCTCCTGGCGGAACTCGGCCAGCGCCTGACGGTGCCGAACCCCAATCAGCTTGCGTGCGCTGGCTTCTGCGCTGGTGTCCTGTCCGCCGACCGCCAGCTGCGCGATGCGCTGATCGAGCAGCGAGCCCGCCTGTGCCGACAGGATCAGCTTGGCCGTCTGGTCCTGCAGCGCGGTGTCCAGTTCACGCGCGGCGACCGAGCGCAGCATCTCCTCCACCGGATTGCCCAGCGCGGTGCCCTGCGCCATCGCGACCCGCTCGTTGGCCAGCGTGGTGCGGGCCAGCCGCCAGCCGTCGTTGACGGTGCCGACCACCATGTCGTCGGGCACGAAAACGTCGTCGAAGAAGACCTCGTTGAAGAGCTCGTCGCCGGTGATCTCCCGCAGCGGCCGCACCACGATGCCGGGCGAGCGCATGTCGATCAGGAAGTACGTGATGCCCTTGTGCTTCGGCGCGTCGGGGTCGGTGCGGGCCAGGCAGACACCCCAGTGCGCCTTCTGCGCCGCAGAGGTCCACACCTTCTGGCCGGTGAGCTTCCAACCACCCTCGGCGCGAACAGCTTTGGTGCGCAGGGCAGCCAGGTCCGACCCGGCGCCGGGCTCACTGAACAGCTGGCACCAGATGATCTCGCCGCGCAGAGTGGCCGGCACGAACCGCTCGATCTGCTCGGGCGTGCCGCCCTCCAGAATCGTCGGCACCGCCCACCAGCCGATCACCAGATCAGGGCGCTGCACATCGGCCTTGGCCATTTCGGAGTCGATGAGCAGCTGCTCGGCCGGCGACGCCTCCCGGCCGTACGGCTTGGGCCAGTGCGGGGCGAGCAGACCGGTGTCGGCCAGCGCGGGCTGACGCTGGTCCGCCGGGAGCTTGGCCACCTCGGCCACCGCAGCGGCGATCTCGGGCTGCAGGTGCGCGACGGAGTCCAGGTCGATGTGCAACTCGCGGCGCACCCCGTCCAGCGTCAGCGCGGCGACCCGGCGCAGCCACGCCGGCCGGCCACCGAGGATCTGGCCGATGCTGTAGGCGCGACGCAGGTAGAGGTGGGCGTCATGCTCCCAGGTGATGCCGATGCCGCCGAGCACCTGGATGCAGTCCTTGGCGTTGGCTGTAGCGGCTTCGATACCGATGGCGGCGGCGATGGCGGCGGCGATGGACAGCTGCTGGGCATCCTCGCCGGCAGCTGCGACGGCGGCGTCGGCCGCCGCGACCGCAGCCTGCTGGGAGCGCAACAGCATCTCGGCGCACATGTGCTTGATCGCTTGGAAGCTGCCGATCGGCTTGCCGAACTGCTCACGCACCTTGGCGTAGTCCACGGCGGTGTCCAGCGTCCAGCGGGCGATGCCCGCGGTCTCGGCCGCCAGCACGGTGGCGGCCAGGTCCTCGAACCGGCGCCGCGTGACAGCCAGCGTGGTGGCGGGCACCGAGTTCAGGGTCACCCGGCCCAGGGGCCGGGAGAAGTCGGTGGCCGCCAGCAGCTCCACCGAGACCCCGTCGGCGCTCGCGTCGACGACGACGACCTCGTCACCCACCGGGAGCAGCAGCACGCCCGAGGTGTCGGCGCCGAGCACATAGTCGGCGGTGCCGGACACCTGATCACCGTCTTTGCGCAGGTCGGCAGCCAGGGCCAGGCCCGCGGAGGTCTCACCGGAAGCGAGCGCGTCGAGCAGCTCGGGATCGGAGATCACCAGCGTGGCGACCGCGGTCGTCGCAACCGGTCCGGGGATCAGCGCCCGCGCCGCCTCCTCGACCATGGCGCACAAATCCTGGATGGAACCGCCGGCGCCGCCGGCGTCTTCGGCCACCGCGACTCCGAACAGCCCCAGCTCGGCGAGCGCTCGGTACACCGGGCGCCACGCGTCGGGTGTGCCATGGTCGACGTCGCGAACAGCGGCAAGTGCACCGGAGGAGGCCGCCCAGCTGCGGACCAACTCGCGGGCGGCAAACTGTTCGTCGGTGATGGTCGCAGACACCCGCGGCTCCTAAAGGTCACAAAGAACGGGCGCTGAAAAACTTCTCGGCCCACTAGAACGTGTTCTAATAGTGCCAGCGATCAACAGTCAAGTCGACCGGCATCGCAGCAGGACACGCGGCTGTCCTGGGGGAGACAGAAGTGCGCGACGCAGTGTAGCGATGCGTATCGTTTCTCCCAGAACAGCCTTGGAAGGAGCTAGCCGACCCATGTCATCGCCAGCGCAGAAATCGACGGCCGGCGGTGCGGGTTCGCAGCCACGTGAGGTGATACCGGTGTCTGTACTCGCCGAATCAGAGCTCGGATCCGAGGCTCAGCGCGAACGCCGCAAGCGCATCCTCGACGCAACGATGGCGATCGCCTCCAAGGGCGGATACGAGGCCGTGCAGATGCGCGCGGTGGCCGACCGCGCCGACGTGGCGGTCGGCACGCTGTACCGCTACTTCCCGTCGAAGGTGCACCTGCTGGTGTCGGCGCTGGCCCGCGAGTTCGAGCGCATCGACGCCAAGACCGACCGGACCGCGGTGGCCGGCGGCTCACCGTTCCAGCGGCTCAACTTCATGGTGAGCAAGCTGAACCGGGCCATGCAGCGCAACCCGCTTCTCACGGAGGCGATGACGCGGGCATACGTGTTCGCCGACGCCTCCGCCGCAGGTGAAGTTGATCACGTCGAGAAGATCATCGACAGCATGTTCGCGCGCGCCATGAGCGACGGCGAACCGACCGAAGACCAGTACCACATCGCCCGCGTGATCTCCGATGTGTGGCTGTCGAACCTGTTGGCCTGGCTGACCCGGCGAGCATCGGCCACCGACGTCAGCAAACGTCTCGATCTCGCGGTGCGGCTGCTGATCGGCGACGACGGCGAGTCCTAGGACCCCGTGCCCGAGGACCCTGTGCCCGATCTCCCCGAGGATCTGCATCGCGCGCTGAGCGAGGTCGCGCGAGTCCCACAGTTGTTGGTGGCGTCCGACTTTGACGGCACCGTCGCGCCGATCGTGTCCAACCCGGCCGACGCCCGTCCCCTGCCGGCCGCCGCCGACGCCCTTGCCGCGCTGGCGGCATTGCGATCCACCAGTGCGGCGCTGATCTCCGGACGTGCGCTTCGCGACCTGAAAATACTGTCCGGTGCGCCCGGCGATGTGCATCTGGTGGGCAGCCACGGCGCGGAGTTCGACGCCGACTTCCTCGACGCGATCGACGAGGCCGCCAGGGCGCGGCTGGCCGAACTCGAGCAGACGATGGCCGCCCTGGCGCAGCGCTATCCCGGCGCGACCATCGAAACC
This is a stretch of genomic DNA from Mycobacterium sp. ELW1. It encodes these proteins:
- the hsaC gene encoding iron-dependent extradiol dioxygenase HsaC gives rise to the protein MTLKALGYMRIEATDVAAWRDFGTKVLGMVEGDGAIPDALYLRMDEFAARLVIVPGDRDRLLVSGWEVADAPALQSLRETLAKAGVDFVEGTREEKSERRVEGLIRFSDPAGNTLEAFHGAQYLGRRFVSPYGHKFVTAEQGLGHVVLTCDDDVAAQAFYQDVLGFKLRDSMSLPPEIAGRPADGDPIWLRFYGCNPRHHALAFMPMPNPTGIVHLMVEVENSDDVGLCLDRALRRKVKMSATLGRHTNDKMLSFYMKTPGGFDVEFGCEGLEVDDHDWIARESTAVSLWGHDFSVGFK
- the hsaA gene encoding 3-hydroxy-9,10-secoandrosta-1,3,5(10)-triene-9,17-dione monooxygenase oxygenase subunit, with protein sequence MTSIQQRDANAVLTGIDELLPKLRDRAQETEDLRRIPEATIAELDEVGFFKLLQPEQWGGLQSDPTMFYEAVRRLASACGSTGWVAGILGVHNWHLAHFDQQAQEDVWSADPTVRISSSYAPMGAGVVTEAGDGYIVNGAWHWSSGCDHATWTFVGGPVIKDGRPVDFGSFLVPISDYRIEDDWHVVGLKGTGSNTLVMKDVFVPRHRFTSFKAMGDLSSPGLQTNTAPVYKMPWGTMHPTTISTPIVGMAYGAYDAHVEHQGKRVRAAYAGEKAKDDPFAKVRIAEASSDIDAAWTQLSGNLAAEYKLLLDGQDIPLELRAKARRDQVRATQRAIASVDRLFESAGATALGTDTALQRFWRDAHAGRVHAANDAERAYVMFGNQAFGLPLGDTMV
- the hsaB gene encoding 3-hydroxy-9,10-secoandrosta-1,3,5(10)-triene-9,17-dione monooxygenase reductase subunit, which codes for MASPEIDPRTFRHVLGQFCTGITIITTVHEDTPVGFACQSFAALSLEPPLVLFCPTKLSRSWAAIEASGKFCVNILHENQKDVSARFGSREPDKFGGIDWSPSKLGSPVIEGTLAHIDCTVHSVHDGGDHFVVFGAVHSLSEVPKKKPRPLLFYRGEYTGIEPDKNSPAQWRDDLDAFLTTTTTDTWL
- a CDS encoding ferredoxin--NADP reductase, coding for MTQVPPNEPLGSHVLELEVTDVVDETDDSRSLVFGVPAGADIPADRLRYAPGQFLTLRIPSDRTGSVARCYSLCSSPFTDDALTVTVKRTADGYASNWLCDHAHRGMKIHVLAPSGTFVPKTLDTDFLLIAAGSGITPMLAICKSALSEGSGKVTLIYANRDERSVIFAGTLRDLAAKYPDRLTVVHWLESVQGLPSTAALSNVMAPYTDRQAFICGPGPFMQAAEQALDSLQVPAKQVHIEVFRSLDTDPFAAVTITDDGDEPPAEAVVELDGQTHTVSWPRSAKLLDVLLDKGLDVPFSCREGHCGACAVVKRSGGVEMDINDVLEPSDIDEGLILACQARPTSDSVEVTYDE
- a CDS encoding acyl-CoA dehydrogenase, whose product is MSATITDEQFAARELVRSWAASSGALAAVRDVDHGTPDAWRPVYRALAELGLFGVAVAEDAGGAGGSIQDLCAMVEEAARALIPGPVATTAVATLVISDPELLDALASGETSAGLALAADLRKDGDQVSGTADYVLGADTSGVLLLPVGDEVVVVDASADGVSVELLAATDFSRPLGRVTLNSVPATTLAVTRRRFEDLAATVLAAETAGIARWTLDTAVDYAKVREQFGKPIGSFQAIKHMCAEMLLRSQQAAVAAADAAVAAAGEDAQQLSIAAAIAAAIGIEAATANAKDCIQVLGGIGITWEHDAHLYLRRAYSIGQILGGRPAWLRRVAALTLDGVRRELHIDLDSVAHLQPEIAAAVAEVAKLPADQRQPALADTGLLAPHWPKPYGREASPAEQLLIDSEMAKADVQRPDLVIGWWAVPTILEGGTPEQIERFVPATLRGEIIWCQLFSEPGAGSDLAALRTKAVRAEGGWKLTGQKVWTSAAQKAHWGVCLARTDPDAPKHKGITYFLIDMRSPGIVVRPLREITGDELFNEVFFDDVFVPDDMVVGTVNDGWRLARTTLANERVAMAQGTALGNPVEEMLRSVAARELDTALQDQTAKLILSAQAGSLLDQRIAQLAVGGQDTSAEASARKLIGVRHRQALAEFRQELSDSGGLTVDGFVHDFLNTRCLTIAGGTEQILLTMAGERLLGLPR